One part of the Arcanobacterium phocisimile genome encodes these proteins:
- a CDS encoding NAD(P)H-dependent oxidoreductase, producing the protein MKKIAVIVGSTRHGSWNRAIAEDLVSMLPDGYEAEFLSIADLPFYDQDWDTPEAIPAAVTELRAKADAADGFIITTPEYNRSMSAVLKNALDILSRPYGAQTFSGKPTLVASASPGGFGGFGAIRDLRNVLAFLDAQVIAQPEIYLSFIHNLYVENKLNDDTAAFLRTAVAKFVAAFPPEAK; encoded by the coding sequence ATGAAGAAGATCGCCGTCATCGTCGGAAGCACCCGTCACGGATCCTGGAATCGCGCAATTGCTGAAGATCTCGTCTCGATGCTCCCCGACGGCTACGAAGCAGAATTTCTGTCCATCGCAGACCTTCCGTTCTACGATCAAGATTGGGATACACCAGAAGCAATCCCAGCCGCAGTCACCGAACTACGAGCCAAAGCCGACGCAGCTGATGGTTTCATCATCACCACTCCGGAATACAACCGCTCAATGTCGGCAGTGTTGAAGAACGCACTCGATATCCTTTCGCGCCCATACGGAGCACAAACCTTCTCCGGCAAACCCACCCTCGTCGCTAGCGCATCTCCTGGAGGCTTCGGCGGTTTCGGCGCTATTCGCGATCTACGTAACGTTCTCGCATTCTTAGATGCACAAGTTATTGCGCAACCAGAAATTTACTTGAGCTTTATTCATAATCTCTACGTTGAGAACAAGCTCAACGATGACACTGCAGCCTTCTTGCGTACCGCAGTTGCAAAGTTCGTGGCCGCTTTTCCACCAGAAGCGAAGTAA
- a CDS encoding Dps family protein, with the protein MTKGFTGSSVLSESLQKVLTDVTALSLVGKQLHWNVVGVGFRGLHLYLDEVVAIARAASDEVAERMRAINLVPDGRPQSVGELTSLPAVKETIVSTEEAVVAAVAAINATVGTMRQVHEKVDAEDPASADILLDYVRQLEQQAWFIGSSVDKA; encoded by the coding sequence ATGACCAAGGGTTTCACCGGCTCCTCAGTTCTATCTGAAAGCCTACAAAAAGTTTTGACCGACGTCACCGCACTGTCCCTAGTTGGAAAGCAGTTGCATTGGAACGTCGTAGGTGTTGGCTTCCGTGGCCTGCACCTCTACCTAGACGAGGTCGTTGCTATTGCACGCGCAGCATCTGACGAAGTTGCTGAGCGCATGCGCGCAATCAACCTTGTTCCAGATGGTCGCCCGCAAAGCGTTGGAGAACTCACCAGCCTGCCAGCAGTCAAGGAAACTATCGTTTCCACCGAGGAAGCAGTCGTGGCAGCAGTTGCCGCGATTAACGCAACCGTTGGCACAATGCGTCAGGTTCACGAAAAGGTCGACGCCGAAGATCCGGCTTCTGCCGACATCCTGCTAGACTACGTCCGCCAGCTTGAACAGCAAGCTTGGTTTATTGGATCATCAGTCGACAAGGCTTGA
- a CDS encoding rhodanese-like domain-containing protein, with translation MMQKIFTGAVCGVCLVLAGCSAPEQAQPNTATESVSSNSSQMMDTKKDQNPMIIDVRTPEEFATGHVAGAVNFDVNDAEFQNQVKDLDKSAAYILYCRSGNRADGAKGYMESIGFTDVKNLGSVQEASQELGLDVVDK, from the coding sequence ATGATGCAGAAAATTTTTACTGGCGCTGTGTGCGGTGTGTGCCTTGTTCTGGCCGGTTGTTCAGCTCCTGAGCAAGCCCAGCCAAATACCGCCACCGAATCAGTGTCCAGTAATAGCTCCCAGATGATGGATACGAAGAAAGACCAAAACCCAATGATTATTGATGTTCGCACCCCAGAAGAATTCGCTACCGGGCATGTTGCTGGCGCGGTCAACTTCGACGTCAACGATGCTGAATTCCAAAACCAGGTTAAAGATCTGGACAAGTCCGCAGCTTATATCTTGTATTGCCGTTCTGGAAACCGTGCGGATGGAGCCAAAGGCTACATGGAGAGCATCGGCTTTACTGATGTGAAGAACCTTGGGTCGGTTCAAGAGGCGTCCCAAGAGTTGGGCCTCGACGTCGTCGATAAGTAA
- a CDS encoding potassium channel family protein, whose product MSRVEKWEQRTELPMVILAVVFLVFYGWEVIGDLQGLSRLRMELAMNVIWGVFIVDYCVRLIIADNRRSWFLRNLFDLVIVLLPLLRPLRMLRLLAFVKVLGQRVTVGFRGKIVVYAVCAVTMLVLISAIAVLDAERRAPGTMLANFGDSLWWAFVTITTVGYGDLFPVTTTGRVIALLLMVGGIALTGIVTATLASWIVETVSEESEVHQTATKKEIADLRAEISELKELLAKQTF is encoded by the coding sequence ATGAGTCGAGTAGAAAAATGGGAGCAGCGAACTGAGCTCCCGATGGTGATTTTGGCTGTGGTTTTTCTGGTCTTTTACGGCTGGGAAGTTATTGGCGATCTCCAGGGGCTTTCCCGGTTGCGCATGGAGTTGGCAATGAATGTAATCTGGGGAGTTTTCATCGTCGATTATTGCGTTCGCCTGATTATTGCAGATAATCGGCGATCCTGGTTTCTGCGAAATTTGTTCGATCTTGTGATCGTGCTTTTGCCGCTGTTACGTCCGCTACGCATGCTGCGTCTGCTGGCGTTTGTGAAGGTTCTGGGCCAGCGGGTAACGGTGGGATTTCGCGGAAAAATCGTTGTCTATGCGGTGTGTGCTGTGACGATGTTGGTTCTTATTTCAGCAATCGCGGTGCTCGATGCGGAGCGCCGGGCGCCGGGGACGATGCTTGCTAACTTCGGGGATTCGTTGTGGTGGGCGTTCGTTACGATTACTACCGTGGGTTACGGGGATCTATTCCCGGTGACGACGACGGGACGTGTTATTGCCTTGCTCCTCATGGTTGGTGGAATCGCGCTGACCGGTATTGTTACGGCAACGCTTGCGTCATGGATTGTTGAAACAGTTAGTGAGGAGTCTGAGGTTCACCAGACGGCAACTAAGAAAGAAATCGCTGATCTGCGTGCCGAAATTAGTGAATTAAAGGAGCTTCTCGCAAAGCAAACGTTTTAG